In Dyadobacter subterraneus, a single genomic region encodes these proteins:
- a CDS encoding 4Fe-4S binding protein — MAIMITDECINCGACEPECPNTAIYEGGVEWTWGEGTSLDEVDFGDGTVISGKEKQSPVSDEFYYIVTDKCTECVGFHEEPQCAAVCPVDCCVPDPENEEEEETLLAKKAWMHGE; from the coding sequence ATGGCTATAATGATAACCGATGAATGCATAAATTGTGGGGCGTGCGAGCCAGAGTGCCCCAATACGGCTATTTATGAAGGAGGTGTAGAATGGACTTGGGGAGAAGGTACGAGTTTGGACGAGGTAGATTTTGGAGACGGAACCGTGATAAGCGGTAAAGAAAAGCAGTCACCTGTTTCTGACGAATTCTATTATATAGTAACAGATAAATGTACCGAGTGCGTAGGCTTTCATGAAGAACCGCAATGCGCTGCCGTTTGTCCGGTGGATTGCTGCGTGCCTGATCCTGAAAATGAGGAGGAAGAAGAAACTTTACTGGCTAAAAAAGCTTGGATGCATGGTGAATAA
- a CDS encoding glutamine synthetase III family protein, giving the protein MTFRSKAFEIALSRVAPVLTPPTEKVADLYGSNTFSDDVMRTLLSQEAYIKISNAIRSGSTIDREVAEEVSAAMKSWAISKGATHYTHWFQPLTGSTAEKHDSFFDLTIDGKAVEKFKGSALVQQEPDASSFPSGGLRATFEARGYTGWDPSSPAFLMDNGAGGKTLCIPSVFISYTGEALDYKAPLLRSLVMLDKAATSVCQFFNRDVDKVTPTLGIEQEYFLVDKALYYARPDLLMTGRTVFGHSPARGQQLDDHYFGSISPRVNAFMVDFEFEALKLGIPVRTRHNEVAPGQFECAPTFEEVNLAIDHNALLMDLMQKIGEKHNFQVLFHEKPFAGINGSGKHNNWSLSTDTGINLLAPTTKPKENLRFLTFLLNVVKAVHDHADLLRASISSAGNEHRLGANEAPPSIVSVFLGGELTNMLEELVNKGEITLEKGENFYYKLGITRIPNLQRDNTDRNRTSPFCFTGNKFEYRAVGSALNSASPMIVLNTIVANQLMEFKKEMDERLNAGEEKKVATVAILKRYFKESKKILFEGNGYSEEWVEEAKTRGLSNISATYDALYAYVTESTIKAFEKMGVLSSRELHARYEIELENYVKKLQIESRVISDLALNHVVSTVVKYQFKLAQTARALTDLEMLEEAEPIKEIIKDISSHVVVIKKLVHEMTESRKTANNVEDLLERARFYGSTVKGYFDEIRYHVDKLELLIDDEDWPLAKYREMLFLE; this is encoded by the coding sequence ATGACATTTCGTTCCAAAGCGTTTGAGATTGCACTGAGCCGCGTTGCTCCCGTACTAACACCTCCAACTGAAAAGGTTGCTGACTTATATGGAAGCAATACTTTTAGCGATGATGTGATGAGGACTTTACTCTCTCAGGAAGCTTATATTAAAATATCAAATGCAATACGTTCAGGATCGACTATTGACAGAGAAGTTGCCGAAGAAGTTTCCGCAGCGATGAAATCTTGGGCGATTTCTAAGGGCGCAACCCACTATACACACTGGTTTCAGCCATTAACCGGAAGTACAGCAGAAAAGCATGATTCTTTTTTCGATTTAACAATTGACGGAAAAGCCGTCGAAAAATTCAAAGGCAGCGCCCTTGTACAACAGGAGCCTGACGCATCTTCATTTCCAAGCGGTGGCCTGCGTGCTACTTTTGAGGCCCGCGGATATACAGGCTGGGACCCAAGTTCGCCAGCATTTTTGATGGACAATGGGGCAGGAGGAAAAACTTTGTGTATCCCGTCCGTTTTTATTTCCTACACTGGTGAAGCCCTGGATTATAAAGCTCCCTTGCTTCGTTCGCTAGTAATGCTGGATAAAGCTGCAACTTCTGTTTGTCAGTTTTTTAATCGTGATGTTGATAAAGTAACGCCTACGCTTGGCATTGAGCAGGAATATTTTCTGGTTGACAAGGCTTTGTATTATGCCCGACCGGATTTATTGATGACAGGAAGAACAGTTTTTGGGCATAGCCCGGCACGTGGTCAGCAATTGGATGATCATTATTTTGGATCGATTTCGCCGAGAGTTAATGCCTTTATGGTGGATTTTGAATTCGAAGCTTTAAAACTTGGAATTCCGGTTCGCACCAGACATAATGAAGTGGCACCCGGACAATTTGAATGCGCGCCGACTTTTGAGGAAGTAAATCTTGCCATTGACCATAACGCTTTGTTGATGGATCTGATGCAGAAAATTGGTGAGAAACATAATTTCCAGGTTTTGTTTCATGAAAAACCTTTTGCAGGAATAAACGGAAGCGGAAAACATAATAACTGGTCGCTATCTACGGACACAGGTATTAATTTGCTGGCACCAACAACAAAACCAAAAGAGAATCTTCGGTTTCTTACGTTTTTGCTTAATGTGGTAAAAGCGGTACATGATCACGCAGATTTGTTGCGTGCATCCATTTCATCCGCAGGAAATGAACACCGTTTGGGGGCAAATGAGGCGCCGCCATCAATAGTTTCCGTATTTTTGGGTGGAGAATTAACCAATATGCTTGAAGAATTGGTTAATAAGGGGGAAATTACGCTGGAAAAAGGCGAAAATTTTTATTACAAGTTGGGAATCACCAGAATACCTAACTTGCAGCGTGATAATACAGATAGAAACAGAACTTCTCCTTTCTGTTTTACAGGAAATAAATTCGAATACCGGGCTGTCGGCAGCGCATTGAATAGTGCCTCACCGATGATCGTTCTTAATACCATTGTTGCGAATCAGCTGATGGAATTTAAGAAGGAAATGGACGAGAGGCTTAATGCGGGGGAAGAAAAGAAAGTTGCTACTGTGGCCATTCTTAAACGATATTTTAAGGAATCGAAAAAAATACTGTTTGAAGGAAACGGTTATTCGGAAGAATGGGTTGAAGAGGCTAAGACAAGAGGATTAAGTAATATCAGTGCAACTTATGACGCACTTTACGCTTATGTAACGGAAAGTACCATTAAGGCTTTTGAAAAAATGGGCGTACTGTCGTCCAGAGAGTTGCATGCGCGGTACGAGATTGAACTTGAAAATTACGTTAAGAAATTACAGATAGAATCCAGGGTTATCAGTGACCTTGCTTTGAATCACGTCGTATCAACAGTTGTAAAGTATCAGTTTAAACTTGCACAAACGGCCAGAGCGCTGACGGATCTGGAAATGTTGGAAGAAGCAGAACCGATAAAGGAAATAATCAAGGATATTTCTTCACATGTGGTGGTTATCAAAAAACTGGTACATGAAATGACAGAAAGTCGGAAGACGGCTAATAATGTTGAAGATTTATTGGAACGTGCCCGTTTTTACGGTTCAACTGTAAAAGGTTATTTTGACGAAATCAGATACCATGTTGACAAACTGGAATTACTGATTGACGATGAAGACTGGCCGCTTGCCAAATACAGGGAAATGCTATTTTTAGAATAA
- a CDS encoding alpha/beta hydrolase, giving the protein MISSDPQLLCIEQSISSLYLHREILISIKLPVHYNEERQYPLLLVNDGQDFEALRINHILADLQINQLIEPVIVVGIHAGTDRLQEYGTVCKPDYAHRGSKAGATTDFVLKELLPYLNEHYPVDNNDIAYAGFSLGGLMALDMVWNHPDIFSKTGIFSGALWWRQKALDAGYRDVDRIMHEQIRNSHTKPDLKFWFQTGTNDETDDRDHDGIIDSIQDTLECIAELERKGFVWGKDIKYCETPGGEHNPETWSREMPNFLIWAFGKNNA; this is encoded by the coding sequence TTGATTTCATCCGATCCCCAGCTTTTGTGTATTGAGCAAAGTATATCGTCTTTGTATCTTCATCGTGAAATTCTCATTTCAATAAAACTTCCTGTTCATTATAACGAGGAAAGGCAGTATCCGTTGCTTTTGGTAAATGACGGGCAGGATTTTGAAGCACTCAGGATAAATCATATCCTGGCAGATTTGCAGATAAATCAATTAATTGAACCAGTCATCGTGGTTGGTATTCATGCGGGAACAGACCGTTTGCAGGAATATGGTACGGTTTGTAAGCCGGATTATGCACATCGGGGAAGTAAGGCCGGTGCTACAACTGATTTTGTCTTAAAGGAATTACTGCCCTATTTAAATGAACATTATCCGGTTGATAATAATGATATTGCATATGCCGGATTTTCTCTAGGTGGCTTGATGGCTCTGGATATGGTTTGGAATCATCCCGATATTTTTTCCAAAACAGGAATATTTTCCGGTGCGTTGTGGTGGAGGCAAAAAGCGCTGGATGCCGGATATAGAGATGTTGACCGTATCATGCACGAACAGATCAGGAATTCTCATACAAAGCCGGATTTGAAATTCTGGTTTCAGACCGGTACCAATGACGAGACCGACGACCGTGATCATGATGGTATTATTGATTCAATTCAGGATACATTGGAATGTATTGCTGAACTTGAACGAAAGGGATTTGTTTGGGGAAAGGATATTAAATATTGTGAAACGCCAGGCGGAGAACACAACCCGGAGACCTGGTCCCGCGAGATGCCGAATTTTTTGATCTGGGCGTTTGGGAAAAACAATGCATGA
- a CDS encoding acyl-CoA reductase, translating to MISRIQRINAFIKLGNFLKDPQNSDYLQELAISANRKNNWFTPVNVLGSLDAIATRFLSEKNLTTWVNQYPEPETSLKIGVIMAGNIPAVGFHDVLCVLISGHKLLAKPSSDDPVLIPALLEKLIEIETAFSDYIFFVERLNDSDAYIATGSDNTARYFHYYFSKKPNIIRKNRTSLAVITGNESESELTSLGKDILQYFGLGCRNVSKLYIPEGYDFTKFFESIQSFDQLCLNHHKYFNNYEYNKSILLVNRVLHYDIGFLMLTESPAMVSPISVVHYETYENVESMKEYLEENSEKIQCVVGDKKYIPNAIPFGHTQEPELSDYADSVDTMAFLTSL from the coding sequence ATGATATCAAGAATTCAGCGCATAAATGCCTTTATTAAGTTAGGAAATTTTCTGAAAGACCCGCAAAACAGTGATTATCTTCAGGAATTAGCCATCAGTGCCAATAGAAAAAACAACTGGTTTACGCCGGTAAATGTGCTTGGATCATTAGATGCAATTGCTACGCGCTTTTTGTCAGAAAAAAACCTGACAACCTGGGTTAACCAATATCCGGAACCTGAAACCTCTTTAAAAATCGGAGTGATTATGGCCGGCAACATTCCGGCCGTAGGATTTCATGATGTTTTATGTGTACTGATCAGCGGGCATAAATTACTGGCAAAACCCAGTTCCGATGATCCAGTACTGATTCCTGCCTTACTGGAAAAACTTATTGAGATTGAAACTGCCTTTTCGGACTATATATTTTTTGTTGAAAGACTGAATGATTCTGATGCCTATATCGCGACAGGAAGTGATAACACAGCAAGATATTTTCACTACTATTTTTCCAAAAAACCAAACATAATAAGGAAAAACAGAACTTCACTGGCTGTTATAACCGGTAATGAAAGTGAAAGTGAGTTAACTTCACTTGGTAAGGATATTTTACAATACTTTGGCCTTGGATGCCGGAATGTTTCGAAATTATACATCCCCGAAGGATATGATTTTACCAAGTTTTTCGAATCGATTCAGTCCTTTGATCAGCTGTGTCTTAATCATCACAAATATTTCAATAACTACGAATACAACAAATCAATTTTGCTGGTGAACCGCGTTCTTCATTATGATATTGGATTCCTGATGCTGACAGAAAGCCCGGCAATGGTTTCTCCAATCAGCGTCGTTCATTATGAAACCTATGAGAATGTGGAATCTATGAAGGAATATCTGGAAGAAAATTCAGAGAAGATACAATGTGTGGTTGGTGATAAAAAATACATTCCAAATGCTATTCCTTTTGGACATACGCAAGAACCGGAACTTTCCGATTATGCAGATTCGGTGGACACGATGGCCTTTCTGACTTCTTTATAA
- a CDS encoding ammonium transporter: MEKRNYLPLIILLVIALLGAFVPSVPTKIVTEGLNSGDIAWMLVSSALVLLMTPGLAYFYGGMVNNKNVISTMLQSFIAMGVISVLWVVVGFSLAFGEDIGGFIGNPTTHFMFKGVLDGPAFGTIPFALFAMFQMKFAVITPALITGSMAERVNFRSYVLFMILFCVFVYAPLCHMTWHADGILFKMGVLDFAGGTVVHMSAGWAALAGAMYLKRRKSVLEAHVLPPANIPYVLLGTGLLWFGWFGFNAGSALTASPLAVSAFAATNTAAGAAGLAWVLFDVARGKKVSALGFCIGAVVGLVAITPAAGFVTVPSSIFIGAVAACISNYVAHLRTRSTLDDTLDVFPCHGVGGMVGMLMTGIFATSAVNPLVTDQGLAFGETTLFINHVIALVGVSVFAFGGSFLLIKITDLILPLRVSESDEKVGLDISQHDEFLVEA; the protein is encoded by the coding sequence ATGGAAAAACGTAATTATTTACCACTGATTATTTTACTGGTAATTGCTCTGCTGGGAGCTTTTGTTCCTAGCGTGCCTACCAAAATTGTCACTGAGGGCTTAAATTCGGGCGATATCGCCTGGATGTTGGTATCATCCGCACTGGTACTGTTAATGACTCCCGGTTTAGCTTATTTCTATGGAGGAATGGTTAATAACAAAAATGTTATTTCCACAATGCTTCAAAGTTTTATTGCAATGGGCGTTATTAGCGTTCTTTGGGTTGTAGTTGGTTTCAGTCTTGCTTTTGGTGAAGATATTGGAGGGTTTATCGGTAACCCAACGACTCACTTTATGTTCAAAGGAGTCTTGGATGGTCCTGCTTTCGGAACAATTCCTTTCGCTTTGTTCGCGATGTTCCAAATGAAGTTTGCTGTTATTACGCCTGCACTTATCACAGGTTCTATGGCTGAGCGTGTTAATTTCCGCTCTTATGTTCTTTTCATGATCTTGTTCTGTGTGTTCGTTTACGCTCCGCTTTGCCATATGACATGGCATGCAGATGGTATCCTGTTCAAAATGGGTGTTCTTGACTTTGCAGGTGGAACGGTAGTTCACATGTCTGCTGGTTGGGCTGCTTTGGCTGGTGCAATGTATCTGAAAAGACGTAAATCTGTACTTGAAGCGCACGTGTTGCCTCCTGCAAATATCCCTTACGTTCTTTTAGGAACTGGTTTGCTTTGGTTTGGATGGTTCGGTTTCAACGCCGGTTCTGCTTTAACTGCTTCTCCTTTGGCTGTTTCGGCTTTCGCTGCTACTAACACGGCTGCTGGTGCTGCTGGTTTGGCCTGGGTATTGTTTGATGTTGCAAGAGGCAAAAAAGTTTCAGCGCTTGGATTCTGTATCGGTGCTGTTGTAGGTCTTGTTGCTATCACACCTGCTGCTGGTTTCGTAACGGTTCCTTCGTCTATCTTCATCGGTGCGGTTGCTGCATGTATCAGTAACTACGTTGCTCACCTACGTACACGTTCAACTTTGGATGATACACTTGACGTATTCCCTTGCCATGGTGTTGGTGGTATGGTTGGTATGTTGATGACAGGTATTTTTGCAACAAGCGCTGTTAACCCATTGGTTACTGACCAAGGTCTTGCTTTCGGTGAAACTACTCTTTTCATCAATCACGTAATTGCTTTGGTTGGTGTATCTGTTTTCGCATTCGGAGGTTCATTCCTTCTTATCAAAATCACAGATCTTATCCTGCCACTTCGTGTATCTGAATCTGACGAAAAAGTTGGATTGGATATCAGTCAGCATGACGAGTTCCTTGTTGAAGCATAA
- a CDS encoding porin translates to MKKVYCTVLSLMIPFLGFSKSGLGEEKKTKTTETTNIEEVKEEGEEGKGSFAFSGYLDSYYMANFNKPASRSNLGQANARVFDIKSGEFQLGLVQAKAVYTNSKSEAVVDLTFGPNANLGNYGNFPFSTALAIKQAYFTYKFTDKFSMTAGQFGTHIGYEVIDAPANFNYSLSNLFNNGPFYHTGVKATYAFTDKVSLMAGVVNNVDGLGDNNRKKGIISQLFISPVSGWNVYLNFINSNEANPGADGDSPKAHYRVFDVTSSYQVTPKFLVGVNAALGSQKGDYQGTGGPVDSQSWGGAAIYSNVAITDNFAIGARYEYFNNDNGVRALLAYPNGKEDGAVGIGTHVNSVTLTGNIGLADGHILIKPEFRLDAYPKAGGTKQEQFEDSDGNFTKSSQTTFGIAFIYKF, encoded by the coding sequence ATGAAAAAGGTCTATTGCACAGTATTATCTTTAATGATCCCCTTTTTGGGTTTTAGTAAGTCGGGCTTGGGAGAAGAAAAAAAAACCAAAACAACAGAAACTACCAATATTGAGGAGGTAAAAGAAGAAGGTGAAGAAGGTAAAGGATCTTTTGCGTTTTCTGGTTATTTGGATTCTTATTACATGGCCAATTTTAATAAGCCAGCTTCACGATCAAATCTTGGCCAGGCTAACGCCCGTGTTTTTGATATTAAATCCGGTGAATTTCAATTAGGTTTGGTACAGGCAAAAGCGGTTTATACAAATTCAAAATCTGAGGCTGTTGTTGACTTGACATTCGGTCCTAATGCAAACCTTGGTAACTACGGTAACTTTCCTTTCAGTACTGCTCTTGCTATCAAACAAGCTTATTTTACTTACAAATTTACCGACAAGTTTTCTATGACAGCAGGACAATTCGGAACGCATATCGGATATGAGGTAATCGATGCGCCTGCAAACTTTAACTACTCGCTTTCAAACTTATTTAACAACGGGCCATTTTATCACACAGGGGTTAAAGCAACTTACGCATTCACTGACAAAGTTTCATTAATGGCTGGCGTAGTTAACAACGTAGATGGTTTGGGAGATAACAACCGCAAAAAAGGTATTATATCTCAATTATTTATTTCACCTGTTTCGGGCTGGAATGTGTATCTTAACTTTATCAATAGTAACGAAGCCAATCCAGGCGCTGACGGAGATTCTCCAAAAGCACACTACCGCGTATTCGACGTTACTTCAAGTTATCAGGTTACCCCTAAATTCCTTGTTGGAGTTAACGCCGCGCTTGGCTCTCAAAAAGGTGATTATCAGGGAACAGGTGGTCCGGTTGATTCTCAGTCATGGGGTGGTGCGGCCATTTATTCAAACGTAGCCATTACTGATAACTTTGCAATTGGTGCACGTTACGAGTATTTCAATAACGACAACGGTGTCAGAGCTTTGCTTGCTTATCCAAACGGAAAAGAGGATGGTGCAGTAGGTATCGGAACTCACGTAAATTCCGTAACTTTAACAGGTAACATCGGTCTTGCAGACGGACACATTCTTATCAAACCTGAATTCCGCCTTGATGCTTATCCAAAAGCAGGTGGTACAAAACAGGAACAGTTTGAAGATTCTGACGGAAATTTCACAAAAAGTAGTCAGACAACATTTGGAATTGCTTTTATCTATAAATTTTAA
- the mtaB gene encoding tRNA (N(6)-L-threonylcarbamoyladenosine(37)-C(2))-methylthiotransferase MtaB translates to MKKVAFYTLGCKLNYSESSSIARMFEDKGYSKVEFNDKPDIFIINTCSVTENADKKCRKIVREAQKINADGYVAIIGCYAQLKPAEIAEIPGVDAVLGAAEKFRLVELLDTFEKEPVNQTAKILASSIEDAVEYHTSYSLNDRTRTFLKVQDGCDYPCAYCTIPLARGKSRSDTIANIVKAAEEIAARDVKEIVLTGVNIGDFGIQNGEKKETFLNLIKALDEVEGISRFRISSIEPNLLTDEVIEFVAQSKRFVPHFHIPLQSGSNKVLSLMRRRYRRELYFERVAKIKSLMPDCCIGVDVIVGHPGETHELFLESYQFLNELDISYLHVFTYSERENTLAVTIKPVVPKSERAERSKMLHILSEKKKRHFYESQIGKTGTVLFEDEIQNGQMLGFTENYIRVAVKYDPLLINETKEIQYINLNESGLMEVMESENYEPAH, encoded by the coding sequence ATGAAAAAAGTCGCTTTTTATACGCTGGGTTGCAAACTGAATTACTCCGAAAGTTCCTCCATCGCAAGGATGTTTGAAGACAAGGGTTATTCGAAAGTTGAATTCAACGATAAGCCGGATATATTTATCATCAATACTTGCTCTGTGACGGAAAATGCGGATAAAAAATGCCGCAAAATCGTTCGTGAAGCACAAAAAATAAATGCTGATGGCTATGTGGCCATTATTGGCTGTTATGCTCAGCTAAAACCTGCCGAAATTGCGGAAATCCCTGGGGTTGATGCCGTTTTGGGTGCAGCAGAAAAATTCCGGCTGGTTGAGTTATTGGATACTTTTGAAAAAGAGCCAGTCAACCAAACCGCAAAAATTCTTGCTTCTTCAATTGAAGATGCGGTTGAGTATCATACTTCTTATTCACTTAATGACCGTACCCGTACATTCCTGAAAGTTCAGGATGGCTGTGATTATCCTTGCGCATATTGTACCATTCCTTTGGCGCGTGGCAAAAGCCGTTCCGATACAATCGCTAACATTGTGAAAGCGGCGGAAGAAATCGCGGCAAGAGATGTAAAGGAAATTGTGCTGACAGGCGTGAATATCGGTGATTTTGGTATTCAGAATGGCGAGAAAAAAGAAACGTTTCTGAATTTGATCAAGGCTTTGGATGAAGTTGAAGGAATATCAAGATTCAGGATTTCTTCAATTGAACCAAATTTATTGACTGATGAAGTTATTGAATTTGTGGCGCAGTCGAAACGTTTTGTTCCACATTTTCACATACCGCTTCAATCGGGTTCAAATAAAGTTTTGTCGCTGATGCGCCGGAGATACCGGAGAGAATTATATTTTGAACGTGTGGCAAAAATAAAATCCTTAATGCCAGACTGCTGTATTGGTGTTGATGTAATTGTAGGACACCCGGGTGAAACACATGAATTATTTTTGGAAAGCTACCAGTTTTTAAATGAACTGGATATTTCTTATCTCCACGTTTTCACATATTCGGAAAGAGAAAATACTTTGGCAGTAACGATCAAGCCGGTAGTTCCGAAATCAGAAAGAGCAGAACGCTCTAAAATGCTTCATATACTTTCTGAAAAGAAAAAGAGACATTTTTACGAATCCCAGATTGGTAAAACCGGTACTGTTTTATTTGAAGACGAAATTCAAAACGGACAAATGCTTGGTTTTACAGAAAACTATATCCGGGTTGCAGTGAAGTATGATCCGCTTCTGATTAACGAAACAAAAGAAATTCAGTATATAAACCTGAATGAATCAGGATTGATGGAAGTAATGGAATCTGAAAATTATGAACCGGCACATTAG
- a CDS encoding LTA synthase family protein — protein MLKRIRFLALYGLSWILFFQLFRIIFFAYHFKKSIDLGGYLLVQSALHGLRMDISFAGYILMIPTLLMALSSIKWKWYQNFLRWYSAIVAFLMVLLTVFDLELFRAWGFRIDASSLIYLKTPKEAFASMGAAPVFPLLIIFVLLLILVTKSLFTIQNRTIPYFSGSSPIFTALLFVFLAATLIIPIRGGFNLAPMNESAVYFSNKSFANYAAVNVPWNYSRSLLHDGFNKRNPFNYFPDEKAKATVTSLYYKGKEHEQLIDTVHAPVNVIIIIWESFTAKVVEKLNGVPGITPQFNALTKEGILFTNMYASGNRSDKGMVAVLSGYPAQPTTSIIKIPNKTVSLPSLPREFRDFGYNTSFYYGGETEFANMKTYFIQQGFNTIVDKNAFDEADMNSKWGAHDHVVLNKFLSDIDQKKQPFFTTLFTLSSHEPFEVPVKTVIPGNDPEHLFLNALHYSDASIGEFIRKAKTKSWWNNTLVVILADHGHPLPEKPASKPNEFHIPMLWLGGVLKKKNIQVDTLCSQTDLAATLLNQLNLPSNTFSWSNDIFMKKRTPFAYFAFMNGLGWIRPNGFIIRDNIGGNITEKSGNLKPVEVDYGKSYLQASFGDYLKR, from the coding sequence ATGCTGAAAAGAATCCGATTTCTGGCTTTGTACGGGTTGAGCTGGATATTGTTCTTTCAACTCTTCCGCATCATTTTTTTTGCTTATCATTTCAAAAAGTCGATTGATCTTGGCGGCTATCTTCTTGTCCAGAGTGCGTTGCACGGATTGAGAATGGATATTTCTTTTGCAGGATATATCCTGATGATACCCACATTACTCATGGCCCTCAGCAGTATTAAGTGGAAATGGTATCAAAATTTCTTACGCTGGTATAGTGCCATTGTGGCCTTTTTAATGGTTTTGCTCACCGTTTTTGACCTGGAATTATTCCGGGCCTGGGGTTTCAGGATTGACGCATCCTCACTTATATATTTAAAAACGCCAAAAGAAGCTTTTGCTTCGATGGGCGCTGCGCCTGTTTTCCCCCTTCTGATTATATTTGTTTTGCTTCTGATTCTGGTGACTAAAAGTTTGTTTACCATTCAAAACAGAACAATACCCTACTTCTCAGGCTCCTCGCCGATTTTTACGGCTTTACTTTTTGTGTTTCTGGCTGCCACACTGATCATACCAATTCGCGGAGGTTTTAATTTAGCACCAATGAATGAAAGTGCTGTATATTTTTCCAATAAAAGTTTTGCCAATTACGCAGCTGTAAATGTACCCTGGAATTATAGTCGCTCGCTGCTTCATGACGGTTTTAACAAACGCAACCCTTTCAATTATTTTCCTGATGAAAAAGCAAAGGCAACTGTTACGTCGTTGTATTATAAAGGAAAGGAACACGAACAATTAATTGATACGGTCCATGCTCCTGTTAATGTTATCATAATTATCTGGGAAAGTTTTACGGCCAAAGTCGTTGAAAAATTAAACGGCGTTCCGGGCATCACGCCACAATTTAATGCGCTTACAAAAGAAGGAATTCTTTTTACGAACATGTACGCCAGTGGGAACCGGAGCGATAAGGGAATGGTAGCGGTGCTCAGCGGATATCCTGCCCAGCCGACAACCTCAATCATAAAAATTCCAAACAAAACAGTTTCGCTTCCTTCCCTGCCGAGAGAGTTCAGGGATTTTGGTTACAATACGTCTTTTTACTATGGAGGAGAAACGGAATTTGCGAACATGAAAACGTATTTCATACAACAGGGATTTAATACCATTGTTGACAAAAACGCATTTGATGAAGCTGATATGAATTCAAAATGGGGTGCACATGATCACGTGGTTTTGAATAAATTTCTGTCCGATATTGATCAAAAAAAACAGCCATTCTTTACAACGCTTTTTACACTAAGCAGCCACGAGCCCTTTGAAGTCCCTGTAAAAACGGTTATTCCCGGCAATGATCCTGAACATTTGTTTTTAAATGCGCTTCATTATTCGGATGCTTCAATTGGCGAATTTATAAGAAAAGCCAAAACAAAATCCTGGTGGAATAATACGCTGGTTGTCATTTTAGCGGATCATGGACATCCCCTGCCTGAAAAACCGGCTTCGAAACCCAATGAATTTCACATTCCCATGTTATGGCTTGGCGGTGTTTTGAAAAAAAAGAATATCCAGGTCGACACATTATGCTCACAGACAGATTTGGCCGCGACCTTACTCAACCAATTAAATTTGCCTTCAAATACATTTAGCTGGAGTAATGATATTTTTATGAAAAAACGCACTCCATTTGCTTATTTCGCATTTATGAATGGCTTGGGCTGGATACGTCCAAACGGATTTATTATCCGGGATAACATTGGAGGAAACATTACTGAGAAATCAGGAAATCTGAAACCGGTGGAAGTTGACTACGGAAAGTCCTATTTACAAGCTTCTTTTGGTGATTATTTGAAGCGTTAA